One genomic window of Nicotiana sylvestris chromosome 10, ASM39365v2, whole genome shotgun sequence includes the following:
- the LOC138880146 gene encoding secreted RxLR effector protein 161-like → MQDCRPGIAPVVKGDKLSKDQCPKNEVKMRTMKDVPYVSVVGCLMYIQVCTRPDIAFAVNMFGRFSSSPGWTHWVAAKKVMRYLRCTKNFMLVYKKVDDLDLLVYSDSDFAGC, encoded by the coding sequence ATGCAAGACTGTAGACCTGGTATTGCACCTGTTGTAAAAGGAGACAAACTTAGCAAGGATCAATGTCCGAAAAATGAAGTTAAAATGAGAACTATGAAAGATGTGCCATATGTAAGTGTTGTTGGTTGTTTGATGTACATACAGGTTTGTACAAGGCCTGATATTGCATTTGCTGTTAACATGTTTGGAAGATTTTCTTCTAGTCCTGGTTGGACACATTGGGTGGCtgcaaagaaagtgatgagatatcTACGATGCACTAAAAACTTCATGCTTGTGTACAAAAAAGTTGATGACCTGGATCTTCTAGTATATTCAGATTCTGATTTTGCAGGTTGTTAA